Part of the Cyanobium sp. ATX 6F1 genome is shown below.
GTGGCCTGGCCCGCCAGCTCCTGGATCCCCGCCAGCCCGTCGGTTTCAGCGTTGAAGGCAGCCTTCAGGCAGCGAATTGCCGTGGGGCTGTGCTGCAGCACCTCCCGGGCCCAGCGCACCCCTTCCGCCTCAAGCTGCGCCAAGGGCACCACGGCGTTCACCAGCCCCATGGCCAGCGCCTCCTCGGCGCCGTAGCGGCGGCAGAGGAACCAGATCTCGCGCGCCTTGCGCTGGCCCACCACCCGGGCCAGATAGCCGGCCCCGAAACCGCCATCGAAGCTGCCCACCCGCGGGCCGGTCTGGCCGAACACGGCATTTTCAGCAGCGAGGCTCAGGTCACAGAGAAGGTGCAGCACCTGGCCGCCGCCGATGGCGTAGCCCGCCACCAGGGCGATCACCACCTTGGGCAGGCTGCGGATCAGCCGCTGCAGATCGAGCACATTGAGGCGCGGCAGCCCCTGCTCATCGACGTAGCCGCCGTCGCCGCGCACGCTCTGATCGCCACCGGCACAGAAGGCATGGACCCCATCGGCCGCTGGCCCGGCACCGGTGAACAGCACCACCCCCACCGACGGGTCGTCACGCACCCGTGAGAAAGCGTCGCAGAGCTCCTGCACCGTGCGCGGCCGAAAGGCGTTACGGAGCTCCGGGCGGTTGATGGCGATGCGGGCGATGCCGTTGCCCGAGAGCTCGAAGCAGATGTCGTCGTAGGAGCCGGCAGGGGTCCAGCGCACCGGATCTGGCATCAGCTGGGGGCAAACGGTGGTGCCATTCTGCGATCCGGCCCGGGAAGCCCCCGGCGCAGCCGCTGGCGCAGGGCGGCATCGCGGCGGCGATCCGTGCGCAGTTCAATCAGCGCCAGGGTCAGAGGTTCTGCCCAGGCCAGGGCCGCCGCCAGCTCCCCAAGCTCGTTCAGCCGGCGAACGGGCACCCCATGGGCCACCGCCAGATCGAGGGGGTCCACCGGCTGGGGCATGGCAAACAGCCGATCAAAATCCAGCCAGGCTTCGGCCGCCTCGCCCGGGCGGATGGGCAGTTGCTCGAAGATGCCCCCGCCACCGTTCTGGATCAGCACGACGGTGAGACGAGCGCGCAACTGGCGATGCCAGAGCCAGCCGTTGGTGTCATGCAGCAGGGCCAGATCGCCCGTCAGCAGCACCAGGCGCCCCTCGCTCTGGGCCAGGCCAGCGGCCAACGACAGGGTGCCGTCGATGCCGGAGGCGCCGCGTAAGCCATGGATGCGCCGGGGCGGGGCCGCCGGGTCGGCGAAGCTCTCCCAGTCGCGCACGGGGCTGCTGCTGGCCAGCATCACCGCCACCCCTTCAGCCACCAGGCGGCTGAGCTGGCGTGCCAGGGCCGGTTCGCTGGCGGCGGCGGGGTGCAGCTCCCGATCCAGCAGGCACTGGGTGTGGGCCTCGAGCGCCTGCCACTGGGCCGCCTGATCCAGGCTGGCGGAGGCCGGGGCGCCCTCAGCGAGGTGGTCGCGCCATTGGTCGCTCCAGGCCACCAGGCCGCAGCCCCATTGCCGTTGGGCGCAGCCGAGGGGATCGAGGGGGCGCTCGTCCCCTTCGCTGATCAACAGCTGCAGGCCCCCCGTTGCGGTGAGCCAGCGCTGCAGCCGGCGGCTGGCGGGCAGAGGTCCCAGCCGCAACACCTGATCCACCGGCGGCAGGGCAGCGGGATCCTCAAGGAACAGGTCGTAACCGCCGATCGCGCCCAGTTCCGGCAGACCCCGCAGCCAGGAGAGACCATCGGCGAGCAGCGGCCAGCCGCTGCGACGTCGCCAGAGGGCCAGCAGGCGGACAAAGGCCTCAAAGCCGGCCCGATCCCCCCGCCAGGGGCCGGCCACAATCACACCGGGCCGGTCCAGGTCGAAGGGGAGCTCTGGGGCCAGGCCGGCAGCCTCGGCGGGGGAGCGCCCCAGGGCTGAGCCGGCCAACGCCTGCCCAACCTCCCATTGCCCTGCTGAGGCAAGCTCCCTGGCCAGAGCGATCAGGGCCTCACCGCCCAGGTGAAGGGGCTCGTCGAAGGGGAGGTTCAGGTGCACGGGCCCGGCGGGCCGCTCGGGACCCTTGCCCTGGGCGGCCTCCCAGGCAGAGAGGGCCAGCAGCTCGATGGCCTCGGGCTCCATGGCCGCCAGCCCACTCGGATCACCCTGCAGCAGTCGCCGGCAGGAACCCCATAAAAACTGCTCCTGGTTCACCGTCTGATTGGCGCCTGTGCCCTTGAGCTGGGCGGGCCGATCGGCCGTGAGCAACAGCAGTGGAATGGCCGAATAATCGGCCTCCACGGCAGCCGGCAGCAGGTTGGCCACGGCCGTGCCCGAGGTGGTCACCACCGCCGCAGCCACCCCATCGCCCCGCCCCAGCCCGAGGGCAAAGAAGGCGGCGGAGCGCTCATCGAGGGCGGTCGTGAGCATCAGACCGAAGGGCTCCAGCAGCGCTGCCGCCACGGCCAGGGGCCCCGACCGGCTGCCCGGGCAGAGCACCAGCTGGCGCAGGCCGCAGCGCCGCAGCGCCTGCAACAGGGTGAGGGCGGCCCGCAGGTTGGCTTCAGCTCCCGGGGGGGACCCGGTGGGGATCGGGGACACGCTCGGCTCGGCCCTCGGCTGGTCAGGATGTGCCGATCATGCTGAACGGACCCGTCCCGATGGCCAGACGCTGGGGCCCATGAACGATTCCGCCTCTGATCCTGCCCCTGGTTCTGCCCCTGGAGGGGCCGCTGATCCTGCCGCTGGCGCCATGGCCCGCGCCGGCTGGCGCCGTCAGCTGTTCTCGCTGTTGCTCTGGGTGGCGGTGGCGCTGCTGCTGCGCACCTGGGTGATCGAGCCGCGCTGGATCCCGTCGGGTTCGATGCTGCCCACCCTGCAGCTCCAGGACCGGATCCTGGTGGAGAAGATCAGGCCTCACCTTGGCTCGCCCCTTCCCGTGGGCACAATCGTTGTGTTCAGCCCCCCGGATGCGCTGCTGCGGGCCGGTTACGACCCCCAGTCGGCCCTGATCAAACGGGTGGTGGCTCTGGCCGGCGATGTGATCGAGGTGCGTGGGGGGCAGCTGTGGCGCAATGGCCAACGGGTGGAGGAGCCTTGGTTGGTGCAGCCGATGGACTACGAGCTGCCTCCCTTGACCGTTCCCGATGGCCAGCTGCTGGTGCTGGGCGACAACCGCAACGCCAGCCTCGATTCTCACCTCTGGGGGCCCCTGGGCCGCGACCGGGTGATCGGCACGGCGGTGCTGCGTTATTGGCCGCTCGATCGGCTCGGGGCGATCCGGTTGTCCACCTCGCCGGCTGGACGTCCAACCGATCGCCTGCAGTAGGGTTTCGTTGTGCTGCAGACAACACCGGAGATGTTCAACCCGGAGTTCTTGGCCACAGACAGTGAAGCGATCAACGGCAACTCCCTGATCGAGTACCTGCAGGATCAGTCTCCGGATGTGTTGCAACGGGTGGCGCGCTCCGCCAGTGGCGACATCCAGGACATCATTCGCCACAACGTTCAGGGTCTGCTGGGGATGCTTCCCGGCGAGCAGTTCGAGGTCAAGATCCAGGCCAGCCGCGACAACCTGGCGGGCCTGCTGGCCTCGGCGATGATGACTGGCTATTTCCTGCGCCAGATGGAGCAGCGCATGGAACTGGAAGCGAGTCTCTTCGGCGAGGCCGGGCTGGAAGCGGACCCGGGCGAACTGGAACTCTGAACTCCGGCGGCGAACGTCCCTCAGGCCTGCCGAGACGTTGAGAGCACGCAGGAGGCCAGCACACGCTCATCGAGCTCCCGCAGGAAGCTCCAGACCC
Proteins encoded:
- a CDS encoding DUF760 domain-containing protein gives rise to the protein MFNPEFLATDSEAINGNSLIEYLQDQSPDVLQRVARSASGDIQDIIRHNVQGLLGMLPGEQFEVKIQASRDNLAGLLASAMMTGYFLRQMEQRMELEASLFGEAGLEADPGELEL
- the menD gene encoding 2-succinyl-5-enolpyruvyl-6-hydroxy-3-cyclohexene-1-carboxylic-acid synthase encodes the protein MSPIPTGSPPGAEANLRAALTLLQALRRCGLRQLVLCPGSRSGPLAVAAALLEPFGLMLTTALDERSAAFFALGLGRGDGVAAAVVTTSGTAVANLLPAAVEADYSAIPLLLLTADRPAQLKGTGANQTVNQEQFLWGSCRRLLQGDPSGLAAMEPEAIELLALSAWEAAQGKGPERPAGPVHLNLPFDEPLHLGGEALIALARELASAGQWEVGQALAGSALGRSPAEAAGLAPELPFDLDRPGVIVAGPWRGDRAGFEAFVRLLALWRRRSGWPLLADGLSWLRGLPELGAIGGYDLFLEDPAALPPVDQVLRLGPLPASRRLQRWLTATGGLQLLISEGDERPLDPLGCAQRQWGCGLVAWSDQWRDHLAEGAPASASLDQAAQWQALEAHTQCLLDRELHPAAASEPALARQLSRLVAEGVAVMLASSSPVRDWESFADPAAPPRRIHGLRGASGIDGTLSLAAGLAQSEGRLVLLTGDLALLHDTNGWLWHRQLRARLTVVLIQNGGGGIFEQLPIRPGEAAEAWLDFDRLFAMPQPVDPLDLAVAHGVPVRRLNELGELAAALAWAEPLTLALIELRTDRRRDAALRQRLRRGLPGPDRRMAPPFAPS
- the lepB gene encoding signal peptidase I; the encoded protein is MNDSASDPAPGSAPGGAADPAAGAMARAGWRRQLFSLLLWVAVALLLRTWVIEPRWIPSGSMLPTLQLQDRILVEKIRPHLGSPLPVGTIVVFSPPDALLRAGYDPQSALIKRVVALAGDVIEVRGGQLWRNGQRVEEPWLVQPMDYELPPLTVPDGQLLVLGDNRNASLDSHLWGPLGRDRVIGTAVLRYWPLDRLGAIRLSTSPAGRPTDRLQ
- the menB gene encoding 1,4-dihydroxy-2-naphthoyl-CoA synthase → MPDPVRWTPAGSYDDICFELSGNGIARIAINRPELRNAFRPRTVQELCDAFSRVRDDPSVGVVLFTGAGPAADGVHAFCAGGDQSVRGDGGYVDEQGLPRLNVLDLQRLIRSLPKVVIALVAGYAIGGGQVLHLLCDLSLAAENAVFGQTGPRVGSFDGGFGAGYLARVVGQRKAREIWFLCRRYGAEEALAMGLVNAVVPLAQLEAEGVRWAREVLQHSPTAIRCLKAAFNAETDGLAGIQELAGQATHLFYRTEEGQEGRNAFLEKRDPDFSGVPWLP